In the Streptomyces sp. NBC_00193 genome, GCGTCCACCGCCTTCACGATGCGCTTGTCGGAGATCGGATAGGCCGTTCCGAGCGCGTGCGCGAAGTAGCTGACCCGCAGTTCCTCGATCATCCAGCGGATCTCGGTGACCTCCGCCGGGACCGGGCGGCCCTTGGGCAACTGCTCCAGCAGCCACAGGTACTCGTCCCGCATCTCGTGGACCTTCTCCATGCGCGTGGTGTCGCGCTGGACGCCCGTGGGCATCTGCTGGAGCCGCCGGTCGACGGCCACCAGGTAGCGCATCAGGTCCGGCAGCCGGCGCAGTCCGGTCAGCGTGACGAACCCGGCCGGCATGAGGGCCGCGAGCTGCGTCCTGGCGTCCTGGACGTTGGCCACCAGGGCGAGGCTGGCCGTGGTCTTCAGACGGCGTTCACAGGCCTGCCAGGCGGCCAGCACCTGCTGCACCTGCGTGATCGTCCGTACGGTCGTGTCCACCAGGTCGGTCCGCACGGCTTCGTAGAGCTTGCGGAAGCCCGCCTCGTCCCACGCCGGTCCGCCGTGCCGGGCGATCAGGTGGTCGGCCGCCGCGGTCGCGCAGTCGTCGAACAGCGCCTGGATGGAGCCGTGCGGATTGCGCGACAGCGCCAGCTTCTGCTGGTTGCTCAGGTGGTCCGAGGCGAACTTCGCCGGGTTCACCGTGATGTTGAGCAGGATCAGCCGCCGGGTGCCGAGCCGCATCGCCTGCTGCTGCTCGGCCTCGGTGTCGAAGAGGCGTACGGAGACGCTCGTACCGGCGTCCACGAGCGCCGGGTACGCCTTCACCGGCTGGCCGGCCCGGCGGGTCTCGAAGACCTTGGTCAGCGTCCCGATGGTCCAGTCCGTCAGCCCGGTCTTCTCCACCGACTCCCCGCCCTCCCGCTCGGCGCTGGCCGCGGCGGCCTGCGAGAGCGCCTGGCGGGCCTTGGGCTTGAGCCGGAGCCGCAGGGCCTCCAGGTCCTTGGCCTCGGCGAGGTTCTTGCGGCGCTCGTCGACGATCCGGAAGGTGATCTTCAGGTGGTCGGGGATCCGGGTCAGGTCGAAGTCCTCGGCGCTGACCGGCACCCCGACCATCCGCTGGAGCTCACGGGCCAGCGTCACGTGCAGGGGCTCCTGCAGCGGGTGCGCGGTGGCCAGGAAGCGGGTCGCGTAGTTCGGCGCGGGCACGTAGTGCCGGCGGATCGGCTTCGGGAGGGACCGGATCAGCTCCGTGACCACCTCCTCGCGCAGACCAGGGATCTGCCAGTCGAAGCCCTCGTCCGTGACCTGGTTCAGCACCTGGAGCGGGATGTGGACGGTCACGCCGTCCGCGTCCGCGCCCGGCTCGAACTGATAGGTCACCCGGAACTTCAGCCGGCCCTGCATCCAGGAGTCCGGATAGTCGGCCTTGGTGACCCCGGCCGCCTTCTCCGTCAGGAGCATCTCGCGCTCGAAGTCGAGCAGCTCGGGCTCGTCGCGCTTCTTGTGCTTCCACCAGGAGTCGAAGTGCGCCCCCGAGACCACGTGTTCGGGGATCCGCTGGTCGTAGAAGTCGAAGAGCGTCTCGTCGTCGACCACGATGTCGCGGCGCCGGGCCCGGTTCTCCAGCTCCTCCACCTCGGTGAGGAGCTTGCGGTTGTCGGCGTAGAACTTGTGGTGGGTCCGCCAGTCGCCCTCGACCAGGGCGTTGCGAATGAACAGATCGCGCGAGACCGCGGCGTCGATCCGGCCGTAGTTGATCTTCCGCTGCGCGACGATCGGCACGCCGTACAGCGTGACCTTCTCGAAGGCCATGACGGCCGCCTGGTCCTTCTCCCAGTGCGGCTCGCTGTACGTGCGCTTGATCAGGTGCTGGGCGAGCGGCTCCACCCACTCCGGCTCGACCTTGGCGTTCACCCGGGCCCACAGCCGCGAGGTCTCCACCAGCTCGGCCGACATCAGGAACTTGGGCTGCTTCTTGAACAGCGAGGAACCCGGGAAGATCGCGAACTTGGCGGACCGGGCCCCCAGGTACTCGTTCTTGTCGGTGTCCTTCAGCCCGATGTGCGACAGCAGGCCGGCCAGCAGCGAGATGTGCACGCTCGTCTCGGGGGCGTCGGCCTCGTTGACGTGGATGCCCATGGACTTGGCGACCGTACGCAGCTGCGAATAGATGTCCTGCCATTCGCGGATCCGCAGGAAGTTCAGGTACTCCTGCTTGCACATCCGGCGGAACGAGGACGAGCCGCGCTCCTTCTGCTGCTCGCGGATGTAGCGCCACATGTTCAGGAACGAGAGGAAGTCGCTCGTCTCGTCCTTGAACCGGGCGTGGTTCTGGTCCGCCTGCGTCTGCTTGTCCGAGGGCCGCTCGCGCGGGTCCTGGATGGACAGGGCCGCCGCGATGACCATGACCTCGCGGACGCAGTTGTTCTTGTCCGCCTCCACCACCATGCGGGCGAGGCGCGGGTCCACGGGGAGCTGGGAGAGCTGGCGGCCCATAGGGGTGAGCCGCTTCTTGTGATCCTTCTCGTTCGGATCGAGCGCCCCGAGCTCCTGGAGCAGCTGCACGCCGTCGCGGATGTTGCGGTGGTCCGGCGGGTCGATGAAGGGGAACTTCTCGATCTCGCCGAGGCCGGCCGCGGTCATCTGGAGGATGACGGAGGCGAGGTTGGTGCGCAGGATCTCGGCGTCCGTGAACTCCGGGCGGGTGAGGAAGTCGTCCTCGGAGTAGAGGCGGATGCAGATGCCGTCGCTGGTACGGCCGCAGCGGCCCTTGCGCTGGTTGGCGCTGGCCTGCGAGATCCGCTCGATGGGCAGCCGCTGGACCTTGGTGCGGTGGCTGTACCGGGAGATGCGGGCGGTGCCCGGGTCGATCACGTACTTGATGCCGGGGACCGTCAGGGAGGTCTCGGCGACGTTGGTGGCCAGGACGATCCGGCGGCCGGTGTGCTGTTGGAAGACCCGGTGCTGCTCGGCGTGCGAGAGGCGCGCGTAGAGGGGGAGGACCTCGGTCAGGCGGAGCTTGCGCTTCTCCAGCGCGTCCGCCGTGTCGCGGATCTCGCGCTCGCCGGAGAGGAAGACCAGGACGTCGCCCGGCCCCTCGGCCTGGAGCTCCTCGACGGCCTCGCAGATCGCGGTGATCTGGTCGCGGTCGCTGTCTTCGGAATCGTCTTCGAGGAGGGGGCGGTAGCGCACCTCCACCGGGTACGTCCGGCCGCTGACCTCGACGATCGGGGCGTCGCCGAAGTGCCGGGAGAAGCGCTGCGGGTCGATCGTCGCCGAGGTGATGATCACCTTGAGGTCGGGGCGCTTGGGCAGCAGCGTGGCGAGGTAGCCGAGCAGGAAGTCGATGTTCAGCGACCGCTCGTGGGCCTCGTCGATGATGATCGTGTCGTACGCGCGCAGCTCGCGGTCCGTCTGGATCTCGGCGAGCAGGATGCCGTCCGTCATCA is a window encoding:
- the hrpA gene encoding ATP-dependent RNA helicase HrpA codes for the protein MSTSFAALQTLLGEISLRDAHRLGRRLEGARRIRKPEAKQAVLDEIRAEAEKAAERLAGRASRMPEVTYPENLPVSQKKDEIAEAIRDHQVVIVAGETGSGKTTQIPKICMELGRGVRGMIGHTQPRRIAARTVAERIAEELKSEIGQTVGWKVRFTDQVDQDATFVKLMTDGILLAEIQTDRELRAYDTIIIDEAHERSLNIDFLLGYLATLLPKRPDLKVIITSATIDPQRFSRHFGDAPIVEVSGRTYPVEVRYRPLLEDDSEDSDRDQITAICEAVEELQAEGPGDVLVFLSGEREIRDTADALEKRKLRLTEVLPLYARLSHAEQHRVFQQHTGRRIVLATNVAETSLTVPGIKYVIDPGTARISRYSHRTKVQRLPIERISQASANQRKGRCGRTSDGICIRLYSEDDFLTRPEFTDAEILRTNLASVILQMTAAGLGEIEKFPFIDPPDHRNIRDGVQLLQELGALDPNEKDHKKRLTPMGRQLSQLPVDPRLARMVVEADKNNCVREVMVIAAALSIQDPRERPSDKQTQADQNHARFKDETSDFLSFLNMWRYIREQQKERGSSSFRRMCKQEYLNFLRIREWQDIYSQLRTVAKSMGIHVNEADAPETSVHISLLAGLLSHIGLKDTDKNEYLGARSAKFAIFPGSSLFKKQPKFLMSAELVETSRLWARVNAKVEPEWVEPLAQHLIKRTYSEPHWEKDQAAVMAFEKVTLYGVPIVAQRKINYGRIDAAVSRDLFIRNALVEGDWRTHHKFYADNRKLLTEVEELENRARRRDIVVDDETLFDFYDQRIPEHVVSGAHFDSWWKHKKRDEPELLDFEREMLLTEKAAGVTKADYPDSWMQGRLKFRVTYQFEPGADADGVTVHIPLQVLNQVTDEGFDWQIPGLREEVVTELIRSLPKPIRRHYVPAPNYATRFLATAHPLQEPLHVTLARELQRMVGVPVSAEDFDLTRIPDHLKITFRIVDERRKNLAEAKDLEALRLRLKPKARQALSQAAAASAEREGGESVEKTGLTDWTIGTLTKVFETRRAGQPVKAYPALVDAGTSVSVRLFDTEAEQQQAMRLGTRRLILLNITVNPAKFASDHLSNQQKLALSRNPHGSIQALFDDCATAAADHLIARHGGPAWDEAGFRKLYEAVRTDLVDTTVRTITQVQQVLAAWQACERRLKTTASLALVANVQDARTQLAALMPAGFVTLTGLRRLPDLMRYLVAVDRRLQQMPTGVQRDTTRMEKVHEMRDEYLWLLEQLPKGRPVPAEVTEIRWMIEELRVSYFAHALGTAYPISDKRIVKAVDAAAPGPAR